In Cervus elaphus chromosome 29, mCerEla1.1, whole genome shotgun sequence, a single window of DNA contains:
- the TPD52L3 gene encoding tumor protein D55 — MPDALTETSAGPYESHSTAKPEDLTEAEQKELKSELAKLEAEIVTLRQALAAKERRCVELKRKLGLTALVGLRQNLSKSWHDVQVSNAYVKQKTSAALSTMSSAICRKLGDMKKSVTFRSFEGLMGTIRSRVAGSRELGRDCLPSSAGSGDDPLPVSGSRDDPLPVSGSGNDPVLASRDDLLPFLEPE, encoded by the coding sequence ATGCCAGACGCCTTGACAGAGACCTCTGCAGGCCCTTATGAATCCCACTCGACTGCCAAACCAGAGGATCTTACTGAGGCAGAGCAGAAGGAGCTCAAATCTGAGCTCGCTAAACTGGAGGCAGAAATTGTAACACTACGCCAGGCGCTGGCAGCCAAAGAAAGACGCTGCGTGGAGCTCAAGAGGAAGCTGGGCCTTACAGCCTTAGTGGGGCTGAGGCAGAATCTGTCCAAGAGCTGGCACGACGTTCAGGTCTCCAACGCCTACGTGAAACAAAAGACGTCAGCTGCCCTGTCCACCATGAGCTCTGCCATCTGCAGGAAGCTTGGAGACATGAAGAAATCAGTCACATTCAGATCCTTTGAAGGTCTTATGGGGACAATCAGGTCCAGAGTCGCGGGTAGCAGAGAGCTTGGCCGTGACTGTCTTCCTTCTTCAGCGGGGAGTGGGGATGATCCACTCCCAGTTTCTGGGAGTAGGGATGATCCGCTCCCGGTGTCAGGGAGTGGGAATGATCCAGTTCTGGCAAGTAGGGATGACCTACTTCCCTTTCTGGAGCCAGAATGA